From the Streptomyces nigrescens genome, one window contains:
- a CDS encoding DUF6643 family protein — translation MTSPRSTYGGGYYASPSFPDTPIYDSLVAERGTPQIAPIRVNPSPYDTGSSYLPALPSALPALPAAPSHPSPGQGYPGAAAQPVAPLQQAPAPYIPQQAGVRGYPSPQQQQPQRPPMGTGYEAMRPAAPVAPRPAPYDDPYGRQYPRGY, via the coding sequence ATGACCTCCCCCCGCTCTACCTACGGCGGCGGCTACTACGCTTCGCCTTCCTTCCCGGACACCCCGATCTACGACAGCCTCGTCGCCGAACGCGGCACACCGCAGATCGCCCCGATCCGGGTGAACCCCTCCCCTTACGACACGGGCTCGTCCTATTTGCCGGCGCTGCCCTCGGCGCTGCCGGCACTTCCGGCCGCGCCTTCCCACCCCTCGCCCGGGCAGGGTTACCCAGGAGCGGCCGCGCAGCCGGTCGCCCCGCTGCAGCAGGCCCCGGCGCCGTACATCCCGCAGCAGGCGGGCGTCCGCGGCTATCCGTCCCCGCAACAGCAGCAGCCCCAGCGCCCGCCCATGGGCACGGGGTACGAGGCGATGCGCCCGGCCGCTCCGGTCGCGCCCCGCCCCGCGCCCTACGACGATCCGTACGGCCGCCAGTACCCCCGCGGGTACTGA